One window from the genome of Enterobacter asburiae encodes:
- a CDS encoding DUF1328 domain-containing protein, which translates to MFRWGIIFLVIALIAAALGFGGLAGTAAWAAKIVFVVGIILFLVSLFTGRRRP; encoded by the coding sequence ATGTTTCGTTGGGGCATTATATTTCTGGTTATCGCGTTAATTGCCGCCGCATTGGGCTTTGGTGGACTGGCAGGTACAGCGGCATGGGCAGCTAAAATTGTCTTCGTTGTGGGTATTATTCTGTTCCTGGTCAGCCTGTTTACGGGTCGCAGACGTCCGTAG
- the osmY gene encoding molecular chaperone OsmY — protein MNMTRLKISKTLLAVTLGSVLVSGSALAESTTMDKAQSTADTAGQKIDSSMNKVGNFMDDSSITAKVKAALVDDESIKSTDISVKTDKKVVTLSGFVESQAQAEQAVKVAKGVEGVASVSDKLHVRDGKNASVKGYAGDAATTSEIKAKLLADDIVPSRKVKVETTDGVVQLSGTVDSQAQSERAESIAKAIDGVKSVKNDLKTK, from the coding sequence ATGAATATGACAAGACTGAAGATTTCGAAAACTCTGCTGGCTGTAACCCTGGGTAGCGTTCTGGTGAGCGGTTCCGCCCTGGCGGAAAGCACCACCATGGATAAAGCACAGTCCACTGCCGATACCGCAGGGCAAAAAATCGATAGCTCTATGAATAAAGTCGGCAACTTCATGGATGACAGCTCAATCACAGCAAAAGTGAAAGCCGCACTGGTGGATGATGAATCCATCAAAAGCACCGATATTTCCGTTAAGACCGACAAGAAAGTGGTCACGCTGAGCGGCTTCGTGGAAAGCCAGGCTCAGGCCGAACAGGCGGTGAAAGTCGCGAAGGGCGTCGAAGGTGTTGCCTCCGTCAGCGATAAGCTGCACGTACGTGACGGCAAAAACGCGTCGGTGAAAGGTTATGCCGGTGATGCCGCTACCACCAGCGAAATCAAAGCTAAACTTTTAGCAGATGACATCGTGCCGTCTCGTAAGGTGAAAGTGGAAACCACCGATGGTGTGGTTCAGCTTTCCGGTACGGTAGATTCGCAGGCGCAAAGTGAACGCGCCGAGTCCATCGCGAAAGCGATTGACGGTGTGAAAAGCGTTAAAAACGATCTGAAAACGAAGTAA
- the prfC gene encoding peptide chain release factor 3, whose amino-acid sequence MTLSPYLQEVAKRRTFAIISHPDAGKTTITEKVLLFGQAIQTAGTVKGRGSSQHAKSDWMEMEKQRGISITTSVMQFPYHDCLVNLLDTPGHEDFSEDTYRTLTAVDCCLMVIDAAKGVEDRTRKLMEVTRLRDTPILTFMNKLDRDIRDPMEVMDEVESELKIACAPITWPIGCGKLFKGVYHLYKDETYLYQTGKGHTIQDVRVVKGLDNPELDVAVGEELAEQLRDELELVKGASHEFDKELFLSGEITPVFFGTALGNFGVDHMLDGLVEWAPRPMPRKTDTREVEAKEEKFTGFVFKIQANMDPKHRDRVAFMRVVSGKYEKGMKLRQVRTGKDVVISDALTFMAGDRSHVEEAYPGDIIGLHNHGTIQIGDTFTQGEMMKFTGIPNFAPELFRRIRLRDPLKQKQLLKGLVQLSEEGAVQVFRPIANNDLIVGAVGVLQFDVVVARLKSEYNVEAIYESVNVATARWVECSDVKKFEEFKRKNEIQLALDGGDNLTYIAPTMVNLNLTQERYPDVQFRKTREH is encoded by the coding sequence ATGACGTTGTCTCCTTATCTGCAAGAGGTGGCCAAGCGCCGCACTTTTGCCATTATCTCGCACCCGGATGCCGGTAAAACGACCATCACTGAGAAGGTGTTGCTGTTCGGACAGGCGATCCAGACTGCGGGTACCGTTAAAGGCCGTGGCTCCAGCCAGCATGCAAAATCTGACTGGATGGAGATGGAAAAGCAGCGTGGTATTTCGATTACCACCTCCGTGATGCAGTTCCCGTATCACGACTGCCTCGTGAACCTGCTGGACACCCCGGGCCACGAAGACTTCTCCGAAGATACCTACCGTACCCTGACGGCGGTGGACTGCTGTCTGATGGTGATCGATGCCGCGAAAGGTGTAGAAGATCGGACTCGTAAGCTGATGGAAGTTACCCGTCTGCGCGATACGCCGATCCTCACCTTTATGAACAAACTCGACCGTGACATCCGTGACCCGATGGAAGTGATGGACGAAGTGGAAAGCGAGCTGAAAATCGCCTGTGCGCCCATCACCTGGCCAATTGGCTGCGGTAAGCTGTTCAAAGGGGTGTATCACCTCTATAAAGACGAAACCTACCTGTATCAGACCGGTAAAGGCCACACCATTCAGGACGTTCGCGTGGTGAAAGGTCTGGATAACCCTGAGCTGGACGTGGCAGTCGGCGAAGAGCTGGCCGAGCAGCTGCGCGACGAGCTGGAGCTGGTGAAGGGTGCGTCTCACGAGTTCGACAAAGAGCTGTTCCTGAGCGGTGAAATCACCCCGGTCTTCTTCGGTACCGCGCTGGGTAACTTCGGCGTTGACCACATGCTGGACGGTCTGGTGGAGTGGGCGCCACGCCCAATGCCGCGTAAAACCGACACCCGTGAAGTGGAAGCAAAAGAAGAGAAATTCACCGGATTCGTCTTCAAAATTCAGGCCAACATGGACCCGAAACACCGCGACCGCGTGGCCTTTATGCGCGTGGTGTCCGGTAAGTATGAAAAGGGCATGAAGCTGCGTCAGGTGCGTACCGGTAAAGACGTGGTGATTTCTGACGCCCTGACCTTTATGGCGGGCGACCGTTCGCACGTTGAAGAGGCGTATCCGGGCGACATCATCGGTCTGCACAACCACGGCACTATTCAGATCGGCGATACCTTCACCCAGGGTGAAATGATGAAGTTCACCGGTATTCCGAACTTCGCACCGGAGCTGTTCCGTCGTATTCGTCTGCGCGATCCGCTGAAGCAGAAACAGCTGCTGAAAGGCTTGGTTCAGCTCTCCGAAGAGGGCGCCGTGCAGGTGTTCCGCCCTATCGCGAACAACGATCTGATCGTTGGCGCAGTCGGTGTGCTGCAGTTCGACGTGGTTGTTGCCCGTCTGAAGAGCGAGTACAACGTGGAAGCGATTTACGAGTCTGTGAACGTCGCGACCGCGCGCTGGGTTGAGTGTTCTGACGTGAAGAAATTCGAAGAATTTAAGCGTAAGAACGAAATTCAGCTGGCGCTGGATGGTGGCGATAACCTGACCTATATCGCACCAACCATGGTGAACCTGAACCTGACGCAGGAACGTTATCCTGACGTTCAGTTCCGTAAAACCCGCGAGCACTAA
- the yjjG gene encoding pyrimidine 5'-nucleotidase has protein sequence MKWDWIFFDADETLFTFDSFGGLQRMFLDYSVTFTAEDFQDYQAVNKPLWVDYQNGAITALQLQHQRFDVWAERLKVSPGTLNEAFLNAMADICAPLPGAVSLLNALKGKVKLGIITNGFTALQQIRLERTGLRDHFDALVISEEVGVPKPDPRIFDYALSQAGNPDRDRVLMVGDTAESDILGGMNAGLSTVWLNAHGRVKPEGIEPTWTVTSLNELEQLLCKQ, from the coding sequence ATGAAATGGGACTGGATTTTCTTTGATGCCGACGAAACGCTGTTTACGTTCGATTCGTTCGGCGGACTACAGCGGATGTTTCTCGACTATAGCGTGACCTTCACCGCTGAAGATTTTCAGGACTATCAGGCGGTAAACAAGCCGCTGTGGGTGGATTACCAGAACGGTGCCATCACCGCGTTACAGCTTCAGCACCAGCGCTTTGACGTCTGGGCGGAACGCTTAAAGGTCAGTCCGGGGACGCTGAACGAGGCGTTCCTGAACGCGATGGCCGATATCTGTGCGCCACTGCCGGGCGCGGTTTCCCTGCTGAATGCATTGAAAGGCAAGGTGAAACTGGGGATCATCACCAACGGTTTTACCGCCCTGCAGCAGATCCGCCTCGAGCGCACCGGCCTGCGCGATCATTTCGACGCTCTGGTGATCTCCGAAGAGGTGGGTGTACCTAAACCGGATCCGCGGATCTTCGATTATGCGCTGTCGCAGGCAGGTAATCCTGACCGCGATCGCGTACTGATGGTGGGTGATACGGCAGAGTCAGATATCCTGGGCGGCATGAATGCCGGTCTGTCGACTGTCTGGCTCAACGCGCATGGCCGCGTGAAGCCTGAAGGCATCGAGCCGACCTGGACCGTAACGTCGTTGAACGAACTGGAGCAACTCCTGTGTAAACAATGA
- the rimI gene encoding ribosomal protein S18-alanine N-acetyltransferase produces the protein MNTISSLTTTDLTTAFAIETRAHAFPWSEKTFASNQGERYLNYRLDVDGTMAAFAITQVVLDEATLFNIAVDPAFQRRGLGRELLEHLIRELETRDVFTLWLEVRASNVAAIALYESLGFNEATIRRNYYPTAEGREDAIIMALPIG, from the coding sequence ATGAACACGATTTCTTCCCTCACGACGACTGACCTGACCACCGCGTTTGCGATTGAAACACGCGCCCACGCCTTTCCGTGGAGCGAAAAAACCTTCGCCAGCAATCAGGGCGAACGGTATCTGAACTACCGCCTGGACGTCGACGGCACCATGGCCGCCTTCGCAATCACGCAGGTTGTTCTTGATGAAGCGACGCTGTTTAATATCGCGGTTGATCCCGCGTTCCAGCGCCGTGGGCTGGGAAGAGAACTGCTCGAGCACCTCATCCGTGAGCTCGAAACCCGTGACGTTTTCACCCTGTGGCTGGAGGTGCGCGCGTCGAATGTCGCCGCCATCGCGCTCTATGAAAGCTTAGGCTTTAACGAGGCGACAATCCGCCGTAACTACTACCCCACCGCAGAGGGACGTGAAGACGCCATCATAATGGCTCTGCCGATTGGATAA
- a CDS encoding DNA polymerase III subunit psi, translating to MTSRRDWQLQQLGITQWALRRPTALQGEIAISIPAHVRLVMVAEELPALNEPLIDDVLRSLKMTADQVLQLTPERVAMLPPDSRCNSWRIGETNEIPLQGSQISTPALDELKANPKARSALWQQICEYEHDFFPHDD from the coding sequence ATGACATCCCGACGAGACTGGCAGTTGCAGCAGCTGGGCATTACCCAGTGGGCTTTGCGTCGCCCGACGGCGTTGCAGGGCGAAATCGCCATTTCCATCCCTGCGCACGTACGCCTGGTGATGGTGGCGGAAGAACTGCCTGCCCTGAATGAACCCCTGATCGATGATGTCCTTCGCAGCCTGAAGATGACGGCCGACCAGGTTTTACAGCTGACGCCAGAGCGTGTCGCGATGCTTCCTCCTGATAGCCGCTGTAACAGCTGGCGTATCGGAGAGACAAACGAGATCCCCCTCCAGGGGAGCCAGATCTCCACGCCAGCGCTGGACGAACTGAAAGCCAACCCAAAGGCGCGCAGCGCGCTATGGCAACAAATCTGCGAATATGAACACGATTTCTTCCCTCACGACGACTGA
- the rsmC gene encoding 16S rRNA (guanine(1207)-N(2))-methyltransferase RsmC, whose translation MSAFTPASEVLLRHSDDFEESRILFAGDMQDDLPARFDCAESRAHTQYYHHWQVLSRQMGERARFSMVAEQSDIADCDTLIYYWPKNKPEAQFQLMNLLSLLPVGCDIFVVGENRSGVRSAEQMLEAYAPLNKVDSARRCGLYHGRLEKQTTFDPQAYWDEYQLDGLTIKTLPGVFSRDALDTGSKLLLSTLTPHTKGKVLDVGCGAGVLSTVLASHSPKVRLTLCDVSAPAVEASRATLAANGIEGEVIASNVFSDVTGRFDMIISNPPFHDGMETSLEAAQTLIRGATRHLNSGGELRIVANAFLAYPKVLDETFGFHEVIAQTGRFKVYRTVMTRQAKK comes from the coding sequence ATGTCTGCATTTACCCCGGCAAGTGAAGTCTTGCTGCGTCACAGTGATGATTTCGAAGAAAGCCGTATTCTGTTTGCCGGAGATATGCAGGATGACCTGCCTGCGCGTTTCGACTGTGCTGAAAGCCGTGCCCATACCCAATACTACCACCACTGGCAGGTGCTGAGCCGCCAGATGGGCGAGCGCGCGCGCTTTAGCATGGTGGCGGAGCAGAGCGATATCGCCGACTGCGATACGCTGATTTACTACTGGCCGAAGAACAAACCGGAAGCCCAGTTCCAGCTGATGAATCTGCTCTCCCTGCTGCCGGTCGGCTGCGATATTTTCGTGGTGGGTGAGAACCGCAGCGGCGTGCGCAGTGCAGAACAGATGCTGGAAGCTTACGCCCCGCTGAACAAAGTCGACAGCGCTCGCCGCTGTGGTCTGTACCATGGCCGTCTGGAAAAACAGACAACGTTTGACCCACAGGCTTACTGGGACGAGTACCAGCTTGACGGCCTGACCATCAAAACCCTGCCGGGCGTGTTCAGCCGTGACGCGCTGGATACGGGCAGCAAGCTGCTGCTCTCCACCCTGACGCCGCACACCAAAGGCAAAGTGCTGGACGTGGGCTGCGGCGCGGGCGTGCTCTCTACCGTGCTCGCCAGCCATTCACCAAAAGTCCGTTTAACCCTGTGTGACGTAAGCGCCCCGGCGGTAGAAGCCAGCCGCGCAACGCTTGCCGCAAACGGCATTGAAGGCGAGGTGATTGCCAGCAACGTCTTCTCTGACGTCACCGGTCGTTTCGACATGATCATCTCCAACCCGCCGTTCCACGACGGCATGGAGACCAGCCTTGAAGCGGCACAAACGCTGATCCGTGGCGCAACCCGTCACCTTAACAGCGGCGGCGAGCTGCGTATCGTTGCGAACGCCTTCCTGGCGTACCCGAAAGTGCTGGACGAAACCTTCGGCTTCCACGAAGTGATCGCCCAGACCGGCCGCTTTAAGGTCTACCGTACCGTGATGACACGTCAGGCCAAAAAGTAA
- a CDS encoding DUF1435 domain-containing protein: MILVIIIVVRGQIMLNRALGSGWGVLLPGAILGGLMFADLSLDTWKAIIVSGLLVTSGMIWHKQLRHFVLLPSCVALVSGILVILMSLK; this comes from the coding sequence ATGATATTGGTTATCATTATCGTTGTGAGAGGGCAGATCATGTTGAACAGGGCGCTGGGAAGTGGTTGGGGGGTATTGCTACCGGGAGCCATTCTCGGCGGTTTGATGTTTGCCGATCTCTCCCTTGATACCTGGAAAGCGATCATTGTGTCAGGCCTGTTAGTCACGTCAGGCATGATCTGGCATAAGCAACTGCGCCACTTTGTTTTACTGCCATCCTGCGTAGCACTGGTCAGTGGAATTCTGGTGATACTGATGAGTTTGAAATAA
- a CDS encoding GGDEF domain-containing protein, producing the protein MTSQSWRSLVHRKYQLSLRLFLFLNATSAVFSVTNPLNSVRLLSAPLIAIFSISTGLFVWHWRKRARKINIPVVSGIFGILWAWQIVSKFALISHDHATYLLIALLTVLFIGTLAFASNIKAFTLHSLPTFIVCLWLSDHDIWLRMTYSFALPVVAIAIHNILQRRNDRFAQELLSRLLEERETLTDLSMMDPLTGLYNRRGLQSRLENLPTVENGEHFVLLMDIDHFKAYNDHYGHMMGDQALKRVSAAIRDAVRSRDIVARFGGEEFMVLLTNISLEHARQTAERIRQKVYDLKIPHLFNESVATNVTISIGIAIFEDEDVEGALEKADKALYEAKHMGRNNILLSEELQTA; encoded by the coding sequence ATGACATCACAATCCTGGCGGTCTTTGGTTCACAGAAAATATCAATTGTCGTTACGTTTGTTTTTATTTCTGAACGCAACCTCGGCAGTGTTCTCGGTAACAAACCCGCTCAATTCCGTACGCCTGTTATCTGCACCACTTATTGCTATTTTCTCCATCAGCACAGGGCTGTTCGTCTGGCACTGGAGAAAGCGCGCGCGGAAGATAAATATTCCTGTTGTTTCAGGGATCTTCGGTATTTTATGGGCCTGGCAAATTGTGTCGAAATTCGCCTTAATTTCCCACGACCATGCGACGTATTTGCTAATTGCCCTGTTGACGGTGCTTTTTATCGGAACGCTTGCATTCGCCAGTAATATCAAAGCATTTACGCTGCACTCATTGCCCACCTTTATTGTCTGCCTGTGGCTAAGCGATCACGATATATGGCTGAGAATGACCTATTCTTTCGCACTTCCTGTGGTGGCAATTGCTATTCATAACATTTTGCAAAGACGTAACGATCGTTTCGCTCAGGAATTGCTCTCTCGCCTGCTGGAAGAGCGAGAAACCCTTACCGATCTCAGCATGATGGACCCGCTTACCGGGCTCTATAATCGTCGCGGTCTGCAAAGCCGTCTGGAGAACCTGCCGACGGTAGAAAATGGCGAGCACTTTGTCCTGCTGATGGATATCGACCACTTCAAAGCCTATAACGACCATTATGGCCATATGATGGGCGACCAGGCGCTGAAGCGCGTCTCTGCGGCAATCCGCGACGCCGTGCGTTCTCGCGATATTGTGGCGCGCTTTGGCGGGGAAGAGTTTATGGTGCTGCTGACCAATATTTCACTCGAGCATGCTCGCCAGACGGCCGAGCGGATCCGTCAGAAAGTCTACGATTTGAAAATACCGCATCTGTTTAACGAGAGCGTCGCGACAAACGTCACCATCAGCATTGGTATTGCTATTTTCGAGGATGAAGACGTGGAAGGCGCGCTGGAAAAAGCGGACAAAGCCCTCTACGAAGCAAAGCATATGGGGCGCAATAACATTCTGTTGAGCGAAGAGCTGCAGACGGCGTAA
- the fhuF gene encoding siderophore-iron reductase FhuF produces MATQTAHIVEPLLWRAPLTSGNASLADAIRDKIAETRAHLLDFIRLDEAHPNHAMTLAEWRQPTKLQSLLATYSDHIYRNQPTLTRENKPLLSLWAQWYIGLMVPPLMLALLTQKSMLELSPDNFHVEFHETGRAACFWIDLHEDQNAERLTAQERMEQLITQALIPVVEALEATGEINGKLIWSNTGYLIHWYLTEMKPLLGDENVDALRQSCFFAKQLSDGRDNPLFRTVVLRDGLLVRRTCCQRYRLPDVKQCGDCTLK; encoded by the coding sequence ATGGCTACGCAAACCGCACACATCGTCGAACCCCTCCTCTGGCGAGCGCCCCTCACCAGCGGGAATGCTTCGCTTGCGGATGCCATACGGGATAAGATTGCGGAGACGCGCGCCCACCTGCTGGACTTTATCCGGCTTGATGAAGCGCACCCGAACCACGCCATGACGCTCGCAGAGTGGCGCCAGCCGACAAAACTGCAATCGCTGCTGGCCACCTATTCCGACCATATCTATCGCAATCAGCCCACCCTTACGCGGGAAAATAAACCTCTGCTTTCACTCTGGGCGCAGTGGTATATCGGGCTGATGGTGCCTCCCCTCATGCTGGCGCTGTTAACGCAAAAGAGCATGCTGGAACTCTCGCCGGATAATTTCCACGTCGAGTTCCACGAAACCGGGCGTGCAGCCTGCTTCTGGATCGATCTTCACGAAGACCAGAACGCGGAACGCCTGACGGCTCAGGAACGCATGGAGCAGCTTATCACGCAGGCCCTGATCCCGGTGGTGGAAGCGCTTGAAGCGACGGGGGAGATTAATGGGAAGCTTATCTGGAGCAATACGGGGTATTTAATCCACTGGTATTTAACGGAAATGAAGCCTCTGCTTGGTGATGAGAACGTTGACGCCCTGCGTCAGTCCTGTTTCTTTGCAAAACAGCTTTCCGATGGCCGCGACAACCCGTTATTCCGTACCGTCGTGCTCCGTGATGGGCTTCTGGTTCGCCGCACCTGCTGCCAGCGCTACCGCCTGCCGGACGTTAAGCAGTGCGGGGATTGCACGCTGAAGTAG
- a CDS encoding PTS sugar transporter subunit IIC, which yields MSANHAAFNLIFRFVENYVSPIAGRISSQRHVMAIRDGFISAMPFMIVGSFLLVFAYPPFSPDTTWGFARAWLDMAKQFEGQILTPFDMTMGIMSIYICAAIAYNLGKHYVKSHQLDPFMCAMLSLMAFLLVAAPKTKGTLPVDSLGGTGIFTAILVAIYCVEMMRFLKAHNIGIRLPDQVPPMIKNSFDLLIPVLVVVLTLYPLSLLIQSQFGMLIPQAIMSVFKPLVSAADSLPAILLAVLIGHLLWFAGIHGAAIVSGMLQMFWLTNLGANQTALAASQPLPHIFMEAFWTFFIVIGGSGATMGLVICYLRSRSAHLRSIGRLSVVPSFFNINEPVIFGTPIVMNPVFFIPFLLAPMVNAVLAWAAMTFDLIGRVISVVPWTAPAPIGAAWALGWDFRAAILVVVLACVSAIIYYPFFKVYEKQLLEQEAEEAQRNAEEDNQQVA from the coding sequence ATGTCTGCCAACCATGCTGCGTTTAACCTGATATTCCGTTTCGTTGAAAATTACGTGAGCCCGATTGCCGGGCGGATCTCTTCCCAGCGTCATGTCATGGCTATTCGTGATGGGTTCATCTCCGCGATGCCATTTATGATTGTGGGTTCATTTTTGTTAGTGTTCGCTTACCCACCTTTTTCGCCTGATACCACCTGGGGTTTCGCCCGCGCCTGGCTGGATATGGCGAAGCAGTTTGAAGGCCAGATCCTGACGCCGTTTGATATGACGATGGGCATTATGTCCATTTATATCTGTGCGGCGATTGCCTATAACCTTGGCAAACACTATGTCAAATCGCACCAGTTAGATCCGTTCATGTGCGCCATGCTGTCGCTGATGGCGTTTCTGCTGGTCGCGGCTCCGAAAACCAAAGGCACGCTTCCTGTCGACAGCCTGGGTGGCACGGGGATTTTTACCGCGATTCTGGTGGCGATCTACTGCGTTGAGATGATGCGTTTCCTCAAGGCGCATAACATCGGTATTCGCCTCCCAGACCAGGTTCCGCCGATGATCAAAAACTCTTTTGATCTGCTGATCCCGGTGCTGGTGGTGGTGTTAACGCTCTATCCTCTGAGCCTGCTCATTCAGTCTCAGTTCGGCATGCTGATCCCGCAGGCCATTATGTCGGTCTTTAAACCGCTGGTGTCCGCGGCGGATTCGCTGCCTGCGATCCTGCTGGCCGTGTTGATTGGCCATCTGCTGTGGTTCGCCGGGATCCACGGCGCCGCCATCGTCTCCGGGATGCTGCAGATGTTCTGGCTGACTAACCTGGGCGCTAACCAGACCGCGCTGGCCGCCAGCCAGCCTCTGCCGCATATTTTTATGGAGGCGTTCTGGACGTTCTTTATCGTGATTGGTGGGTCGGGCGCCACGATGGGGCTGGTGATTTGCTATCTGCGTAGCCGTTCAGCGCATTTACGCTCTATCGGGCGTTTGAGCGTGGTACCCAGCTTCTTTAACATCAACGAACCCGTCATTTTCGGTACGCCGATTGTGATGAACCCGGTGTTCTTTATTCCGTTCCTGCTGGCACCGATGGTAAATGCCGTGCTGGCCTGGGCGGCGATGACCTTTGACCTGATTGGCCGCGTCATCTCAGTGGTCCCCTGGACGGCACCGGCTCCGATAGGCGCAGCGTGGGCTCTGGGCTGGGATTTCCGCGCGGCTATTCTGGTTGTGGTTCTGGCCTGCGTATCGGCAATCATCTATTACCCGTTCTTCAAAGTGTACGAGAAGCAGCTGCTGGAGCAGGAAGCGGAAGAAGCGCAGCGTAACGCGGAAGAGGACAATCAGCAGGTGGCCTAG
- a CDS encoding YbaK/EbsC family protein translates to MSLQSVQQFFADNAPDIDVIELSQSTATVALAAAAHRVEPGQIAKTLSLKVKNEVILVVAKGDARLDNKKLKDTFGAKARMLSSDEVVTITGHPVGGVCPFGLENPLAVYCDISLKQYAEVLPAAGAIHSAVRISPDRMAELTSAKWVDVCI, encoded by the coding sequence ATGAGTTTGCAGTCTGTACAGCAGTTTTTTGCCGACAACGCGCCGGATATAGACGTAATTGAACTTAGTCAGAGTACCGCTACCGTTGCGTTGGCTGCTGCCGCCCATCGTGTTGAACCGGGACAAATCGCCAAGACCTTGTCATTAAAGGTGAAAAATGAGGTGATTCTGGTGGTAGCGAAAGGCGATGCGCGCCTGGATAACAAAAAGCTGAAAGATACGTTTGGTGCGAAAGCGCGCATGCTCAGCAGTGATGAAGTGGTGACCATCACCGGTCATCCCGTTGGCGGCGTGTGCCCGTTCGGGCTGGAAAACCCACTCGCGGTTTACTGCGATATCTCATTAAAGCAGTACGCCGAAGTCCTGCCCGCCGCAGGCGCAATTCACAGTGCCGTGCGTATTTCACCAGACAGAATGGCAGAGCTGACTTCCGCAAAGTGGGTTGATGTTTGCATCTGA
- the bglJ gene encoding DNA-binding transcriptional activator BglJ, giving the protein MSAVGLQHLFAMPGLNHYQLHLFSEFDSFKKALQNVNFFSLIYSLSDAREERRNCLAHLRDLAFTHGHIQRIILVADETEARLISHLSPSRLHGVVSKSLTLEHLQQELMVLLGETVRINDNMMNHWYRSQNRMLSPTERAILRYMSCGYSIPQIAAQLERNIKTIRAHKFNAMVKLGVNSDVGLLDAADIITHLPAREPRSSALGKPTFL; this is encoded by the coding sequence ATGAGTGCCGTTGGGCTACAGCATCTTTTTGCAATGCCCGGCCTGAATCATTATCAGCTGCATCTGTTTAGCGAATTTGACAGCTTTAAGAAAGCACTTCAGAACGTCAATTTTTTCTCGCTGATCTATTCACTTTCCGATGCGCGAGAGGAACGTCGTAACTGTCTGGCACACCTGCGGGACCTCGCGTTTACGCATGGTCATATACAGCGCATTATCCTGGTTGCTGATGAGACGGAAGCACGGTTAATTAGCCATCTTTCGCCGTCACGCCTTCACGGCGTGGTCAGTAAATCGCTGACGCTTGAGCACCTGCAGCAGGAACTCATGGTGTTGTTGGGTGAAACGGTGCGCATCAATGACAATATGATGAATCACTGGTACCGGAGTCAAAACAGAATGTTAAGCCCAACGGAACGGGCAATATTACGTTATATGTCTTGCGGCTATTCTATTCCTCAAATCGCGGCACAGCTTGAACGCAATATTAAGACCATCCGGGCGCATAAGTTTAATGCGATGGTGAAGCTGGGGGTGAACTCTGACGTCGGGTTGCTGGATGCGGCGGATATAATTACTCACCTTCCAGCAAGAGAACCGCGAAGTTCGGCACTCGGCAAGCCAACCTTTTTATAA
- a CDS encoding helix-turn-helix transcriptional regulator yields the protein MLSLHGKRGVVISRIPVMQNGLGGVMARHFPDFELTYCRSLQELTLLQLRRADVIIADVSGEYRNPRGTLEEYYGLLNQYRDIHWIFLVSRPLYPIAVELLMRPESTLLSDMEPIEGVVNAIRAGSERAERISQTLLTPEPQSTEDEDEHVIALTHSERKVLRLLGKGWGINQIATLLKKSNKTISAQKNSAMRRLSLRSNADMYAWINSTQGMRELSLMSAYGEFEEWKKPIQQDISPSSKIAR from the coding sequence ATGTTGTCATTGCATGGTAAGCGCGGCGTGGTCATTAGCCGGATACCCGTGATGCAAAACGGGTTAGGGGGGGTGATGGCACGCCATTTCCCCGATTTTGAACTTACCTATTGCCGCTCACTGCAGGAGCTAACGCTGCTCCAGTTACGCCGCGCGGATGTCATTATTGCCGATGTTTCAGGTGAATACAGGAATCCTCGGGGCACCCTCGAAGAGTATTACGGTTTATTGAATCAATACCGGGACATTCACTGGATCTTTTTAGTTTCGCGGCCGCTTTATCCTATTGCGGTTGAGTTGCTTATGCGCCCGGAAAGTACGTTGCTGTCTGATATGGAGCCCATTGAAGGCGTGGTGAACGCTATTCGGGCAGGTAGCGAGCGGGCAGAGCGGATAAGCCAGACGTTATTAACCCCGGAACCTCAAAGTACGGAGGATGAAGACGAACACGTTATCGCGCTCACGCACTCGGAACGCAAGGTACTGCGTCTGCTAGGTAAAGGATGGGGGATTAACCAAATCGCCACCCTGCTCAAGAAGAGCAATAAAACCATCAGTGCGCAGAAAAACAGTGCGATGCGACGGCTGTCCTTACGCAGTAATGCCGATATGTACGCCTGGATCAACAGTACGCAGGGAATGAGAGAGCTGAGTTTGATGTCAGCCTATGGAGAGTTCGAGGAATGGAAAAAACCGATTCAACAAGACATATCGCCATCGTCGAAAATTGCACGATGA